The genome window CAACATTAAGGTTCGAGCACTGCTCTCAGAAACAAATGGTTTGATTCCGATGCTAAGGATTGTGGTTCGAGTCCTGATTATGGCAGCTATAGTAACGTATAATTAAATATCTTTTGCATGAAAGTAttaagaatatatgcaaaacaggcATTTAGATTTATTCACCTATGCATTCACCTTCTCAGCCTCTTCTATCTCTTTTCAATGCTTAAGCTACTTCAGCAGTTCTTCAACAATATATTCAGCTGGGAAGCGTTTACTTTTGGTAATGCCTTTTCTAGTTATAGTTAGGGGTTCCTCCTTACGTTTTTCTGCATCCAACTACTCCCgtatactttcagctacagtaaCCATtccaaatatcaaaatgttcagcttttttaaGGAaaagtgtgcttttatttttctcattcatatgtttcatatttttctagttattatgcTTGTTTTCCCatagaaatgaatggaaacaacttcTGAAAAccttttcagctttaactacttctgcATACTTTAAGATACAGACACTATTTAAACTAGAAAATGGACATtaaactattcaactattattCTATTGTTTAGtcttttaatatctttaatactttctgagttatagcaaTTTTATCATAGGGTAGTTTTTGAGGAATTCCCAGCTTttctattagtgtgtattgcatgagctagagGGCGTGATGTCAGTGTTGAATGTTAGAGCATGTTTTTTTagacagaacttttctctttaactcgtcactacagccacagtttccACTCTCTGAacataatgttttcatttgtttgataATATAGTCTTAGGTATATATAtaggttaaaaataataatttttatttgaaataataatttaaatataatataatatatataattaatcatttttaatcctcaaactttgctctcgtcaaagaatcctccactTGCAGCAATTAGCtcattgcaggcctttggcattctggatgttaatttgttgaggtaatctggtaatctgggcTTTCTGACACAATGAGcggacacattgtaccattactccactgcagtgacagttgctggaaatgggcctctatacacctaagtaaatattgcagcaaaatcATACATTTGCAAAAATATTGCAAAATCAGACATTCGCAGCTGATGTTTAcatgtgatgtaaacagtgtatttctgaatctTTCATTGCAAAAAAggcctttctgtcaaaaataaggacatttctaagtggccacaaacttttgaacggtagtgtcTTGGTTCCCCATCTGGAGAAACCTTTTTCAGCTTCGTCGTCTCTCAGCCCTGTTAACCTATAATTGATTGATAATATTGTATTAGAATGTTAACCTTTCCATCAGGTCGACCTTTAAACTATTacaaccttcagctttttgtgtgcTAAGCACATACaattcatttcaaaataaaagtaccaatctaAGTCTTTAACCTAATAGCATTATTTGTGCCTTTTAATGCGTAATTGTGACCAATTAGGGAGACTATTTTATAAGTTTGAAATTAAGCATGCACACCTATTCTAAATCCTAAAAGCAGCAATTcatatctttagctttaatggcaTAATTTGTGCCTTTAAATGTGTAATTGTAACTACATAATGAGACTATCTTATAGTTTACGTATTAAGCCTGCACACTCATAATCCTTTGTaattaaaagcaccaatccagatcctTTTAACTAAAATTAgcaatatttctatttttaactggtttattatgactagttattaaatcTCTTGTTCTGTTTATCAATTGTCTTCACATGCGTCCACCATATTCTttcgaaataaaagcacctATCCTGATTTTTAGCAATTGCCCACACCTGGATGTAAAACTTTAACCTTTATAGCAACGTTTCTGGATTTGACCGGTTGAACATGACTACGAAtgtatagtttagtaattacccacacatgccaGTCAAAGCACCAATCAAAATCGATAGCTTCACTGgtactgtttctgcttttgactggttaattaccATCAATTATCTGCAGATGCTTCCTtcaaagctccaacttttctCAACTTAAAATTCTACTACTTCCTCTGCATACTTTCAGGTGTATTGAATATTTTcacaactttgagctattctttcagttttgttatttttaggAAGGCTATTTAAAAGTTATGGCCTTTTGAAACCTAAATAACCAGTTGTAGTCatctggcagacagacacagcaccggtgacccagcagcacacaggcctgtctgaCGGTGGAGAAATAACGCTATTTCTATTCTGCTCGTCAGAAAAGCCTCAGCGGCGCTTGGCAGCCACAAAGCTACCACCgccattctgtctgtttgctgaagtTGCAGCAGTGGACTCTGATTCTTGTTCATGTTCTTATTCCTATCTATGGATGCACACGGACGGCAAACGCAGCTCGTGCTCTGTTCAAATCTTCACATTACCAGGATAAATCGGAGTAACAGGCTCTTCAAAATGGCACAGGGACAACAGAAACTGTGTATTCCGCAAACAGAGTTTTTCTGAAATAAAATCCTGTCACACGTGTATCACACTAAAGAGcctaaacacaataaacatggcAAAGGAGGCACTTTCTGTGAATAGTTTGCCTTTTCACATGGCCTCCATTTGTTAAACAGCAGTTGATTTATTATGAAGACTGaatgataaaaacaaattattaagCAGGCGTAATTTAAAATTCCAAGTCTAGTTCAATCAGATTTTAAGTGTCAAATAACTCCAATCAGGGTATATTATAGTAGTactggaacaaacacaaaagccaCTGCCTTAATCTCCACAAGGtgattatatttattcatcagctATACAGTTAAGTGGAAAATAATCAACATCTGAATGTATATTGTTAAACCTTTTAATAACCTGTAGTGTTGTCTCATACAGTAActctggaaaatgttttttttctccatttttaTTTCGTAGTCAAAATAAATTGTGACAGCGACAGTATGAGGTGATGAGGACATCTTTAGATTTCATCCATGAAGGGTGTTTTATAGAGGTTGCCACTAGATGCCATGGCCTTCTTTCCAGAAATAAATTTCTTGGCAGCCTGGAATTAAATAAAGttagttcatttttttaaacaataggTTGACTTGTCCTGGTCTGAATAGTAACAGAgcactgaaaacaaacatgggTCTTACATTGGCAATGTCAGACAGAGAGATGTTGTCAATCTTTTTGGACATTTCCTCGGGGGATTGGTAGGATCCATCTGCAAGAGCCTGAGTGCCGATGGCTTCTAGAAAACCATCTGATGTCTCCAGAGCCATGAGGAAGTGCCCCTTTAGCTGGGTCCTGTAGCAGGAAATCAAAACAAATTCACCACAAGCCACAACATATCTAATCAGGGAAAAAGTTATCAGTCATCCAGGTGTGGTTGTCTGGAAGTTGAGCCATGGCAACTGGATTTCTTTCTATCTAAAAAGAAGATAGTCTATACTATCTACTACAGTCTATACTTCTTTCTATCTAAAAAGGTCATTTCTGGGGGAATTTACATTCATACATTTTCAAAACACACCATtttcaaagaaacacacacattttctgaACTATCTGGTGAACTCCTTTagaaatcaaatttaaaaaaaaaggttctttACTCAGTCACCACAGCTTGAGCTCAATTAGAAAACAATTACCAGTTGAAAACCAGCTGCTGAGTGTGAGCAGAATTTAATGCACAATAATCAGATTCTTCAACAGATAGATAAAAGCCATTTAAGTTTTGAACAGTGTATTCACTGAGAAATGAaagaacaggaaggaggagaagaagaagaacaaaaaggaAGGGCAGGGACACGATCAGTCTCAAATGAAACTGGAGATACTGTAGTTGTACTGTAGTTGGCCATGTCATTGTCCATGGTGATTGAGGGAGGCTGGACATTTTACCCTCGCCTCCATCATCAGAAGCTTTAGGGAGGAAAACTGGTGGGTATCCTTACAGTAAGGCTGCTCTGTACAGTAACTTTAGAGTGCAGACACTGTGGAACTCTAATGTTACTGTAGAGAAGCCTCACTATGTTGTTTGTTGGATGATACCATTGTGAGTGGTTAAGAAACAACCTGAGGTTTTCtaacattgttctgctgcataCCTGGCACTTTTTGGGTTCATTTTGgtggtacatactgtagtgttaGACTATGTTATAGTTTGTGTTAATTAATTTTGACCTGAAAATAGGATGTTTGGAGAATTAGGTGAGAtgttatgattttttttactgttgtgATAATACAAGGCACAGTTCAAAGTAATGTGTTTAAGCAATCAAGAgtaactgtaaaacaaagacGATTTTCTTTTAAGGATAAGAAACTCTCAATGTTTCTTGCACAAACAATTCATCTTACCCACATAATTTTTCACCAATAATCTCATCGTGCTtccatttatttgtatttatattactTACTTGGCCCGAGTGAGGTCGACGGCTGTGACTCCACCATCAGCAACAGCCTTCACCTGAGCAAGAGCAGCCTTAATTACCTTGTAAAACACGAGAAAACAAAGAGGTCAccagctggatgctggtttTGGTTAACAGTTAATGCTTCTGTCATTTATTATCAAATATTATACTAacatcaccagcagctgcagcttgggAAATGGTGTAGACCCCAAACAGACCAGAGTCAGAGTAGCTTGTATTAAAAGCACTGACCTGTTAAGGAGTTGCAGACAtgttataaatataatttttagTGAGAAAATTGTATTCTTGTCCTGTCCTAGTCAAACCTAAGTGgtttacataaaaacacactgtcCTGCAGGTGCATTCACACATTTTCTTCACAAACTGGTAATAATAACGCACATCAAAAGGGTCAGTGGTTGCCTTGGCAACACCCTGAACAAGTCTGCTCGCGGCACTGGATCCCCTCTTAACATGTGGACCGGCTCCTAATAAATGCTGCAACACACTGTAGGTCAGAGCCTCGTTGGTGCCCGCCGCTGCTGACTGGCTCACTATAACTGAGTGGACCAGAttgctgctgctgggcaggCGGATTTCACCTGGAGAGGGTAAAATAGGATGAGACAGTGATCGGTATAAATCCTTCAGTGCTGATGAGGGTAAATTTGTAATAGTATTTATTAATCTGACCTCCTCGATACTGAGCTTTGGCCCCTGTAGTGCCCACTCCACTGCGTATGTTCAGAAATTGCTCTCCCACTTGCTTCAGCACAGTGTGATCAACACCTGGGAGAAACACAAATGTTGCTGATTATGTTTCCTAGACATTTAGATTCATGAGTTTTAACCTGTATGTTActcttatttttgttttacattaCAGTGGTGGTCATATCAATAAGTTATAATGACTCTCACCAATTCCAATGAGAGCCATTCTTGAACTTGTGAAATTGTTCTGAACAAACTGATGCAGCTGAAGGAGACACAACCATCTTAGACAagaacacacaccaacagacaATATTAACAACCTACAAAAATACTTACATGTTCAGAATGGATATTACCAACCATATGGTCTGGACAGTACAAGGAGTTAGAGAGGGAATTTTTGTAGGATGCTAAATGCAGACCTTCAATCAgagctgaaagaaaaaaagaatgatTATGAGTTGCAAAAACCTGTGTTGTAGATATTCTTTTATATGAAGAGAGTCTCAAAAAAACATTTCCCTAAATTTAATTTCCTTCCGTTACCACCttgatttataaaaaaatcaaagcaataaaacaagTTGTAACAACTTCTAGATGATACTTTAAGACCAAGtgtcaaatataaaaaacaacatttcaacATATTGTTAACCCTGTACAGAATATAATTAATTACAGTCCACACAAGTCTTTTGATTTCCATATTCTGGATCTATTATAATGACCTTGTTTTTGGTGCTCTTTTAAATCCATAAAGTGCAATGGTGTAGTCTAAATCTTCGGTTTTCTAAAGATTTAATTATGAGATTTCAACGCCACATCCCTATTAGACCTGCTCTGTTCAAGTTGTTATGATGTTGTTCTTTTGTGACATAGTTGTTGGGGTACTATATGCTCAGAATGTAGATTTTAAACCTTCAACAAACATCCACTGTGGGCTACATGTTACTCTGAAAACCTGATTGGAGTTACCACAAACAAAGGGCCagaaaaatacagtatattccaTTCAGCATTCAGAGTAAAATAAGGCCCCTCACCTCAGGTCAGACCTAGGTGCGACTTCATTTCAACCTGGGATCCTAACAGTGGATTGGAGaataatattaatgttttgttgaTGCTGTATGTTCATTAATCTATatggcaagagaaaagaaacaattAGAAAAGAAACTGTTCAAGTGGCAATGTTGCCAGGGTGTGGCAATAACctttttttgttaaataaattaacaatttatgacaatattaaaaacaGACACTCACAGACAGCTGCGTTTAGTAGAGCAAACTAAATTACAGAAATGATTTCCAttagaaaatgcacagtgaatgcttccatgctgaatgtacagtattcctgaagaattgccgaaagtactgtagctgaaacatttgaaacatcaaaatagctcaagcatgtaaagcacagatgaatgtatctgaagagaattaggagttgtttaaacagagctgaatatttgcataAGAAGCTGAAGAAATTGAATTTTAAATGGTGGAAAcgtgaaaaagatttgctgaaatcaaagaactgctgaaaattaaggaagtgtgtaaaggtttgcttaatttaatcaaatatagctaaatgtatcaaaattgctaaatattgttattaaatagttttaaatttCAAGAGCTAAATGAATAGCTCAacattttggaaatatttaatacagctgaaatttgctactcgttagagagggagtttttcctctccactgttgctgtcaaattaaaggcttgctgtatgtgggatctgttgggtttagttgtgtcttaaaccttactttgtaaagtgcctttagATAACTTTGTtatgatttggcactatataaataaaataaaaattgaaatgaattaaGTAGTCATAAAttgaaaaaaattgaaaaagtttagattagtgcttttattctgaaaggatttggagaaggtgtgtgggcaattgctaaactgtaaaatagccTTATCAATTAGCAGTCATTAGTCTGaggaaatcaatgtagttatattaagaactgaatgcataaacatgccttcAATGGGTATTAAAACTAGATCTCCTACTCCTgagtcaaggacttaaaccattGAGCTATAGGATATGAGTGGTGAatgaagaaaaagctgaagcagttgaaagattttctacaaaagctaatgattttgacgtatgctttaattctgaaaggatttgaaCGATGTGAGTGCTTAACTGCtaaagttaaaacagtgtcagtaactacccagtcaaaagcagaaaacatgctaataagcaatttgattgcttttattgtgaaaagattttgagggagggagtgtgggttttCCTCAGTGTCctgtagctgcagcttctctacgtacaatgttagacaaagtggctcctcctctgaagaaggaAGTGATTCAGAGGAGGTTGGcgccatggtataactcagaaaTCAGCAGCCTAAATCAAaggacccgacaactagaaagatATTGGCGTTctatcaaaataaatgtaaactgcattgcatggaaggacagtctattaatatataaaaaagcactttatgctgctagaaaaacatattgttCCTCCtgaattgaggaaaacaaaaaccccaggtttcttttcagcactgtagccaagCTGAGTAAGGAACAGCATggtggtttaaatcctatttgttgaacagattccagtttgttccgattaatgacaaatcctccatatgcctccctgaacagaatgtGACTATCACAGTCATattggcagacatccaacagagagtctcaggtataAAACCGGCACCCGttcctactggctaaagaagctcactgcaatccatgagcacaaatgaaccagctggtAATGGTGCTAatggatgggacccaccctgaatggctaaccgaagggcgaacaatcctgataatgaaggatccctcaaagggtacagtcctatccaact of Betta splendens chromosome 19, fBetSpl5.4, whole genome shotgun sequence contains these proteins:
- the LOC114845918 gene encoding cytochrome b-c1 complex subunit 2, mitochondrial isoform X2, whose product is MIGIRGISQLWTRLYMVQSCKVEFLGATKHVRFHSQNVQVTRLPSGLVIASLENYSPASKIGVFIKAGCRYETPDKQGVTHVLRLASNLTTKGASAFKICYGIEAVGGTLSVTASRENMVYTVDCLRDDIDTVMEYLINVTTAQEFRPWEVSDLTARVKTDKAQAAQNAQIALIEGLHLASYKNSLSNSLYCPDHMVGNIHSEHLHQFVQNNFTSSRMALIGIGVDHTVLKQVGEQFLNIRSGVGTTGAKAQYRGGEIRLPSSSNLVHSVIVSQSAAAGTNEALTYSVLQHLLGAGPHVKRGSSAASRLVQGVAKATTDPFDVSAFNTSYSDSGLFGVYTISQAAAAGDVKAVADGGVTAVDLTRAKTQLKGHFLMALETSDGFLEAIGTQALADGSYQSPEEMSKKIDNISLSDIANAAKKFISGKKAMASSGNLYKTPFMDEI
- the LOC114845918 gene encoding cytochrome b-c1 complex subunit 2, mitochondrial isoform X1, which encodes MIGIRGISQLWTRLYMVQSCKVEFLGATKHVRFHSQNVQVTRLPSGLVIASLENYSPASKIGVFIKAGCRYETPDKQGVTHVLRLASNLTTKGASAFKICYGIEAVGGTLSVTASRENMVYTVDCLRDDIDTVMEYLINVTTAQEFRPWEVSDLTARVKTDKAQAAQNAQIALIEGLHLASYKNSLSNSLYCPDHMVGNIHSEHLHQFVQNNFTSSRMALIGIGVDHTVLKQVGEQFLNIRSGVGTTGAKAQYRGGEIRLPSSSNLVHSVIVSQSAAAGTNEALTYSVLQHLLGAGPHVKRGSSAASRLVQGVAKATTDPFDVSAFNTSYSDSGLFGVYTISQAAAAGDVIKAALAQVKAVADGGVTAVDLTRAKTQLKGHFLMALETSDGFLEAIGTQALADGSYQSPEEMSKKIDNISLSDIANAAKKFISGKKAMASSGNLYKTPFMDEI